In the genome of Dermacentor silvarum isolate Dsil-2018 chromosome 1, BIME_Dsil_1.4, whole genome shotgun sequence, one region contains:
- the LOC119453536 gene encoding uncharacterized protein LOC119453536, protein MNAGLLSTVVHVAMELVESESDDEFDDLVAIMAVKLARVDRNRIPRYCEDVVGRYFGFEFKRMFRLSRETFSDLVARYESSPFFPDSPGGRTRITAEKTCLVVLSYIGSQSSMYCLADRFDLSESSVHVCIERVLNFLHSISGEVIAWPSGHDKERTKAGFLVKSSGKGPRNTIGCIDGCHIEINKPTESSHSYFNRKKFPSVLLQGICDSRNKFIDVFIGFPGSAHDARVLREGPFFEMAAMRCDGGYLLGDSAYPLLPWLLTPYRDNEHSFPAWKKRHNKCHSQQRCSIENAFGLLKQRFRRLYFVDAATIKQCCLIVMGACVLHNMCNEERDYFIELQEISELEDVGNDDESDITD, encoded by the coding sequence ATGAACGCTGGCCTGCTTTCAACTGTCGTGCATGTCGCCATGGAGCTAGTGGAGTCTGAAAGTGACGACGAATTTGACGACCTAGTCGCGATAATGGCAGTGAAGCTAGCAAGAGTGGACAGAAATCGCATTCCAAGATACTGTGAGGACGTCGTAGGCCGGTACTTCGGGTTCGAATTTAAACGGATGTTCCGACTCTCACGCGAGACGTTCAGCGATCTTGTCGCCCGCTACGAATCGTCTCCGTTCTTCCCCGATTCTCCAGGAGGGCGCACACGGATCACTGCCGAGAAGACTTGCTTGGTGGTACTGAGCTATATTGGAAGCCAATCGAGTATGTACTGCCTTGCTGACAGATTTGATTTATCCGAATCTTCAGTGCACGTGTGCATTGAGCGAGTGTTGAACTTTTTACACAGCATAAGTGGAGAAGTCATCGCATGGCCTAGCGGGCATGATAAAGAAAGGACCAAGGCGGGCTTCTTGGTAAAGAGCTCCGGCAAAGGGCCGCGTAACACCATAGGCTGTATTGACGGGTGCCACATAGAGATCAACAAGCCGACTGAATCCTCCCATTCCTACTTCAACCGCAAGAAGTTCCCGTCTGTACTGCTCCAGGGAATATGTGATAGTAGGAACAAGTTCATCGACGTTTTTATCGGTTTTCCTGGATCGGCACACGATGCCAGGGTGCTTCGTGAAGGCCCCTTCTTTGAGATGGCAGCGATGAGATGTGATGGTGGCTACCTGCTCGGAGACTCTGCATACCCCCTGCTTCCATGGTTGTTGACGCCGTACCGCGATAATGAGCACAGTTTTCCGGCATGGAAGAAGCGCCATAACAAGTGCCACTCTCAGCAAAGGTGTTCTATTGAGAACGCCTTTGGTCTTCTAAAGCAAAGGTTCCGTAGGCTTTACTTTGTTGACGCTGCTACAATCAAGCAGTGCTGCCTCATAGTAATGGGTGCTTGTGTGTTACACAACATGTGCAATGAAGAGAGGGATTATTTTATTGAGCTGCAAGAAATTTCAGAGCTTGAAGATGTTGGAAATGATGACGAAAGTGACATTACTGACTGA
- the LOC125943279 gene encoding uncharacterized protein LOC125943279, whose amino-acid sequence MAADGMVVCIDGVEQTITPLIAEDGCRVRNGNGFAYRAQDGTLLTIFVDPTPDTSVPVPSTPPAADTVEPILSQSPGCFASDETQAVGTAAQPLAQSPEEEESRENDLWSGAKTRFFITKYMELKELLRKKGGFRASLISTEFNCTVTPTQTQNKWKSLERAYKRSKTNNSSSGHSLITCDYEEELAAVLEKEHHITPTVLLVPGEVIENNREGTVAETEPCQEAGPSHHPSQDAPARKRKSATSVEALVEEYKAAKQERELRFEKKMALLERLVGAVEACAANK is encoded by the exons ATGGCAGCAGACGGCATGGTCGTCTGCATTGACGGCGTGGAGCAGACGATAACGCCATTGATTGCCGAAGACGGTTGTCGAGTGAGGAATGGCAACGGCTTTGCCTACAGAGCACAAG ATGGTACTCTGCTGACCATATTTGTAGATCCTACACCAGACACCAGTGTCCCAGTGCCATCAACCCCACCGGCTGCGGACACTGTGGAGCCAATTCTTTCTCAGAGTCCGGGATGTTTCGCTTCGGACGAAACACAGGCTGTGGGCACTGCTGCACAGCCCTTGGCACAGAGCCCCGAGGAGGAAGAAAGCCGCGAGAACGACCTTTGGAGCGGGGCGAAAACTAGGTTTTTTATTACAAAATATATGGAACTGAAAGAGCTACTTCGTAAGAAGGGTGGCTTTCG TGCCTCCCTTATTTCAACGGAGTTCAACTGCACAGTGACGCCCACGCAGACTCAAAATAAGTGGAAAAGCTTGGAGAGGGCATATAAGCGTAGCAAGACAAATAATTCTTCATCTGGCCACTCCCTGATCACCTGCGATTACGAGGA GGAACTGGCCGCAGTACTTGAAAAAGAACACCATATCACTCCAACAGTCCTCCTGGTGCCCGGGGAGGTGATTGAAAACAACAG AGAGGGCACTGTTGCGGAGACAGAGCCTTGCCAGGAGGCAGGGCCATCCCACCACCCCAGCCAAGATGCcccagcaagaaaaagaaaatctgctACCTCTGTGGAGGCTCTTGTCGAGGAATATAAGGCGGCAAAGCAGGAGCGGGAATTGCGATTTGAGAAAAAAATGGCACTTTTGGAGCGCCTTGTTGGTGCCGTTGAGGCATGTGCTGCTAATAAATAA